CTCAATTCGAAAAAAGCAATTACTTTGTTGGTTAATTAATACAttctaaaaaaacaacaataacaaatgaaaaaaaattgtgatgcATAACTAGATGATTGTATATTAAGGTTGTTTGATTAGTCTAAAGTCTAAGCAAATATGAGATGGCAAGagagaaaatgatataaaaaccGACCAAGTAAACTGGTTCTCTATACCTAAACAGATTGTTAAGTTGTGAATTGTGATCGTCtcttaataatttattttgctgCCTGACTCTAATTTAAACAACTTTTCATGTAAAAAAATAGCAATGAAAACCATGAGAAGACTTCAAAGAGTCCTAATAATGGGGACATGATTCTCTGTACatatgtaataatattttgtagtaaTCGAATTACAAGAATTGACACAACAATTTTATGGGATATTTCTCATAAAGGTCTTTTCTAGCCTTTCTTTCTCACACACCTCCTAACCAATGTTGCAGCTACAGTGACTTGTTCAAGGTTGTGATTACCTTTCATCTTGGTATCAATCACCTCAACCAATCTGCTATCTTTAATAGTAAGAGTAAAAATTTCTCGTTAAACACATGTTTTGGTGAATAATCGTCTTCTCTCATGTGATGAGCTCTATCAACACAACACCAATTTTATAGACATAATTCTTCAACAAATGTAGAATTGgaagtttgtccaaaaaaaaatagtagaatTGGAAATTAGCATAATAAGGACATCAACATGACCAACCGAATAATTTTTTCTCCACAGAAAGTTTGAAGCAAGTgaaaagaaattaacaaaactaaaattcatCTTTAAGACCAGATATTTTCCCTAGAAAGACTAAACTAAtgcaaaaaacaaatgttatagacaaaactaattttaatgCAATACTAATGCAAAGCTAATGCTAAACTAAAATCCATCAAACATATTTACTCTTATTGCCTCTAATATAGAGTTTAATGCTATAGCTTATATATATGGATGGACTGGAAACAATTTTTGtacatttgattttgtaatcGAGTTACAAGAAATAGTTTGTATTGatggtttgttgtttgtattttttccctcattaatataatatttataactaaaagcTTACTCGATGGGTAGTTGAAATGAATATAGTAAAcatacaataaataatatatattgaaatatatttagttatttaaaaatacatttaattataattagtataaatattgtaactaaaatatgttaattgtaAACTAGAAATCTATTatgtttttatgaattattatctaaaactaaatttttatatatgaaaaatttatcaaaacggtaaaaagaaaaaaataagtgtGGTTGTTAGGTTTGtagagaatgatgatgatgttaggAAGATTGATGATGTTTCTGACATTCTTCACTTTCTCCTAGAGCGTCATCtatcttaaaacatatatatgttattgtatatttgtaacatGTGTTTGATATGTTCAATTTCTTTTAACTTATCTAGACTATAGTATATTTATCCGTCATATTGTATAATATCATATCAATTCATGACTAAAGGTTTTTGTGTTTACCTATAATTATAAACAATGACTTGTTCTTCTTGTATACACAATAAAAGTCTATTGGAGTGTTCACACAAGTGCCTCCATCACAAAATTTGCGTCTTCCATCAGCATTAAGCATTTGACACTATGTCTATAAAGGAAATGTTATAATAAAGTAAATTCCTTCTCACAAGTCAGAACGCaataatataagattataaGAAATATTGGTCACCTTTGCATCCACCCATAATATATGGTTGCCGGCGTAACTACCGAAGCAAGAATATGCTGGATATCCATTGGCGCTGTGTACTAACCATTTAAGTTGAACCGTCAGAGTGTAATTCGTCGACAAGAGCCACTCCATATCAAAGTATGGTGAAAGACCTTTGTTAAACTTGTCTGTCTGAAATGTCTTTTTGTATCCTCCGACTGATGTATTACCATTAATGCCCTCAATGCTTATGCCAATGACATAATCTATTCTCTCGCGAGTGTCTACCCAACAGCATGTCATAAGTACTAATTGTTTTTTATGtcaaactaatttaaaatatttaaaatttataaaattaaaataaaaaatatatactaaaatcctcaacaataattaaaattcattccTATAAGCTCATTTTGCCAACAATTTGTGTGTTCACTAATAATTATATGcattaaaatttacaaagtaaaacataaataaaatataagctaaaaataagtaaaacataACACGAATCAACCagctttattatataattaattatttagttaTGCTTATGCATCACCgacttttttcgtttttttttttgtataatgtaTTATTAACCAACAAagtaattgctttttttttttacaaattgaGTCCCCAGAGTTTTTGTGAAAGATCCGAAGTTTTGAACAATTTACGAAAAATAATAcgtagaaggaaaaaaaaacaagagaaatgcTTAGAGAGTTCGAAGAATTTGTGGAAAATTTGACCCATTTGCATAATTGTTAACTGGGAAAAACTTGAAGAAGTTAGAGGATATTCACATATACCCATTTGCATAgttgttataattaatatgtggTTTTTATGAAAGctgagaataaaatataaaaaagagtgtATCAAAAAAAGATAAGTGTGTGTTAGTGTTGTACATGTCAAGGTGTGTGCAAGGACTTTCTTCATCAGATCGTGTGGCGTGAGTCGGTCCGGGTTGGTTGCAGCTCGGTGAGGTGTCAGAATGTTGAGTACGTCTGGATCATATGTAGCTACGATCCTCCGGGAATATTGTAACGACCAGCTTCCTTGGTACCGGCGGTACGTGAAATTGTACGTACGCGGTATGAGAGATGGTACATACACGTATCCGGAAGGATCAGGACGTATCTAGAAGGATCAAGACGTATCCGGAAGAATCAGGACGTATCCGGAAGGATCAGGACGTATCCGAAAGAATTGGGACGTACTTGATACAAACCTCGGAACGAAAATAAGACGAATTAGGATCCGTAAAGAACAACGGCCGTTATTCGATAGCCAATGGTTCCAGATGGAAATGGAGAGTTCGAGACTACCGAAGTAGTGAACAGATGTTTGAACTGAAGAAAAGGAATTCTAAACCTTACATTGTAGATGATGCACACATGTAAGTTTCTAGATGAAAATGGGAATATTCGGCACTTAGTCTAAGTGACAGTCCGAGTGATAGTGGGagtgaaagtcctagtgatggtgatagtgatagtgagagTGATAGTGAAATAGGACTATCCAGAAATAGTTGCATCGGTGAACGATGGATCGGGCCGATGGACAAGGATGGACCGATTAGACCATGGGCCGATGGGTGGCCCGGGAACTCGGAAATCTTGCAAAGATTTAAGCCGACTCACGGGAAAGGAAACTCGTGGAAAAGGCAAAATTGGTCGGATAAGGATAGATGCGAAAAATTAGGAAGTTGGTGGACGATAGGGTTTATCGTTTTGGGGCAACTCAAGGCGGTTTAGTCGACCCTATTTAAAAGATAGAACCCTTAGAGAAATTCTCTAGTTTTCGCATAAGACCTTTTAGCCGccgcaagagaaagagagaagagtttccATCGAGCTTGGCCGAGAATTCCTAAGTCTAGATCGAGAGAAGAACAGTAAGTCTTCCTCCACCTTGATCCATCGATAGTATATGGTTCATACATTGGTGGTTAACGATGTAGATCTGTCCGTGTAGAGGCGGGGATCAGAATTGGGCATAGGGATCGAGAGATTAGCACCGTAGGTCAAAACcgaaggtgagtgtgtgactgtggccgagttccaTGGTTGAATCTCTTGACCCGTGGTTTATTTAATCTCGTTAATTGCTTGTCTTAGTTAATGGTTAATGTGTTCTATTGCAGTATGAATGGTGGTTGGTCTTAACGACTTGGACAACTATCCtatgtgaatttttttacttGCGTGACTTGATTGGAACATACCCTGTGTCGGATTGAGATTattgaactgagcctagtgagacgggatgaccgctccactaagcaaatttgtttgcttacgcctcctttATATGGACGCAGGAAAAGAAAGGTCCGGTGATCAGGATtttagtggctgaccagctcgtgtgacggAGGCAAGGGAGGAAGAGGATAGTGGCTTTGGGTAGTTTAAACTATGGCTTTTATTTCTAAGGATTGTATTGGTACCATGTATGGTGTTAAGAATGATTTTTTAAGGATAATTTGAATCTCTAAATTAATGAATGcgtatttttaagttataacaCTTGTTTACATATCCGTTGTTGCATATGGTTAAACGAACGAATAGAATTTACATAGGCCCTTAGAGAAATTTCTACTAGCCCGTACGGCTATGTATGGGATTTTAGGATCGGGGTCTTACAAATATCCCTGATCGACGTCCCTATTGATGTTTGCCAAAACCAAAAGCTATGttttatcaattaattaaaatgttctaagttatgtgattgtttttgaTATACATGTGCCTGATTGTGTTTTGAAAGATGTATACAATTAAGCAAGTATAGCTAGTAAGTAGTACACATACAAATTTGCCTCAGCGACAGTCGATAGATGTGATTACACACCTAAGGCGACATTTAAGGCTAAAACAAgagaaattcaaaaattttacaaaGCAACGTACGTACGACATTAGTTTTTGACATcaatagaagaaaattttaatttataaacaaacaaatttgttGTTTGCGGCCATAAACGAGAACAAATACATTGtagatcaaataaaataaaaaaactttcaataagaaaaaaaaaaaaaagtgttgtagCTTTCATCGATAACATGATTTGATAGTATCGGCACATAGAATCCGGTTTCCAGATAAATTTTGGATGTCGGACCGGATTACTTAATAACCGGAAAAATCCGGTATCCAGATAATTTTGGATGTCGGACCGGATTACTTAATACCCAGAAAAAACCGGTTTGCGATTCAATTTATGTTTGGTTGACCCGGTTTGGGATTCAGTTTGTCTCTCGCCCTCGCTCTCTCTCGAGTTTTAGTTTCTTCACAATGTCTATTAGTTAGGTCTAAGCTATAGATTCAACAAAACGGTTCTCTAAAAGAAGTTTTGAGATTGATGGTAGAAGAGTGTTGGTGGTGTAGAGAAGTAGAACCCTAGCTGAGCTGCGAGAGAAAAACCAAAGACATATATGTTCTTCAGCTTAAGCTGGTTCGTCTCTTTATCTCAACTTTGCTGATTCGTGATTACTCTTGTTTAACTTCTGCCCGTTCAGCTCTTTCGTGATCCCTTTGCGAGCACCAGATTCGACATTGGTTGTTCTACTTCGTCAAATTGAATACCCAAGTCGTTTTATACTTTGCTTCGTTTCTATATTCGATTGCATTGTAACACTcagtatttattttctaaaattgagTTTTTATTATAAATGCATCAAGTCTATATTGATTCAGTATATGGGAATTTAGCTACTATGAAGGTGGATCTGGTTCACTTTTTTAAATACGTTTTCAGTAATATGACTTTTTTATGGAAGTTTTCATAGCCTGCCTTACAGTGTTGCATATTTGTTTGATATGAAACACACTTTTTGTATCTGCAATCTGATCTTGTTCTCACAGATTTGAGTTGTTAATGTATTCTCTAAAACTCGTCAGGTTCACTAACACAAATGATAATCTTATGAAATGTCCACCCAAGCCAGAAGTTGACTCTCCTGTATGATGCACCTAATTCTGTTTCGACTAGGCACCGAAAAGGGAGAGGATTCATTCATAAACCCTCAAGGTGTTGAAAAGGCTGCTGAGGACTTACAGAAATGTAATCCACcatttatgttttatgtatGTTTCTTTCATGCCCTCTTGCTGTTTGGGAAATCCAAgttaaatttgaaatcttatATGCAAATGACCTGAATAAATGATCCCATTGCTTTTGGTGTTGTACACTTTACATTGTTGGTAGTTGGAGTTGGGAGTATTATAAACCCGTTTCTCTTTTCGTATTTTCTACATCTATAAAGATTTTTGGTCTGTTGGACTTGGGATATCATTTTCATTTCTCACTAAACTCGTTAGCCTTGTTGGGACCAATTTTGGTGCTGATAATGCTGTGGCCTTGTCTGCAGTGAGGACAGACCAAGAGAGAATAAACATCTCAGAGACTGGGACGGAGGAAGCAGAGACAAGACAACAGACATGACCGTGACCATGCTACAAGGGATCATGGAGGGAGCAAGATTATGAAGGATTAGCATGGTGGGCGGCGACCGAAGGCCAGACAGAGATGACAAGagagaaaatgatataaaataccGACCAAGTAAATTGGTTCTTTGTACAAAACAGATTGTAAAGTTGTGATCTTCTCTTAATAATTTCTTTCGCTGTCTAGCTCTAGTTTAACAAATTCTTTTCTCTAAAAAAGATAGCAATGCAAACCATGAGAAGACTTCAGAGAGAGTCCTTCAAAACCAAGTGTTTGATATGGTTTATTTAACCGAAAGACTTTGCAAGTTCTGTTCTTTTTTGGCTTCTCATCACAACCTGTAAAGGAAAATAACCGGAAAGGAGAAAGCTGCAGATACAAAAGATGAATAACCCAAACTGAGCTAAAAGCATGCACTCAATTAACCTTCAGAGACTTTCAGTTGTTAGGCTGGACTTTGTGCAACCAGCTTGAACCTATTCCAATCAAACAATTTAAATGGCCAACCAATAGTTTCTCAtcacaaaaaaagcaaaacatatgtaaaatataagcaaaagctaagaaaaataattttacatgggttttttttataacaaataaaatagtctTTCAAATGTCAtactatctattttttattgtcaCCTAAGCATTTTgttaattcattaaaaacaaattttgtgtaGAAGTTTAACACGTTCTTAAGTTTCatgtgatttttcatttttctttcaaacatctcatatattatgtaatactctattaatataaataaaagattaagaaatatgaaaataaattcatatttaatactgtataatttttttctatgtctttaaaatatttaatgagtttttaatttataaattaataaaatataaaattaatagactttatatattaaaattgaataGAATGACACATGTCAGCTttcaaattttggattttgttaaaAACCTTACTTTATTATTAAGATATGTAACTGAAAAAATCTCACGCGATGTGTGGGGGAAATGAATGTAGTAAGCTTACAAATACATTCATTAAAAATTAGCATAAAAATTATGACTAAGACATATTAATTGTAAACTAAAAATCTATTAGGCTTTACAAATTattatctaaaactaaatttttatatattacaaatttatcaaaacaatcaaaaagaaacaaattacaatatgGATATACTATAAATCttgaattttatttcaatttataaaaattacatgCAAAATTTCTCTAACTGttagatttcaaattttggatatgtatatattatattattgtagTATGTGTGTAAATTGTAAATATTGCAATAGATTTGACATTGTGAGATTGACAATGTTTTGATATTTGTgagattaacatatataaatatggaTACAttgatatttattaaataatctatatttaattactatttattCTATTATTGAACAGTATGGTgagtaattgttaatatatatatatatatacttgtggaATTATATACAgaaattgttaatatatatatatatatatatatttgtaatttgttagtgtatatatatatatatatacagagatgtGGTTCCCAAGATGTATCAGATGTGCTGTGATGGAGAAGGTTGGATAGATCTGCATTGGGAACAAATTCATAGACGAGCATAGGAACTTGGGTTTCCAAGTACCTTGACGATGTTTCTGTAATTAATCTGAGAGAGAATCATAAGCTCGTTGATGAATTGTTCTAGATTGTTTTCATCAATAGCTTTAGACTTCTTAACCGCCACGATTCTACCGTCTAGAAGCATGCCCTTGTAAACGGTTCCCCAACCACCTTGTCCAAGCACCTTGTTGGTGCTAAAGCCTTCAGTAGCATTGTCTAAGTCCGTGGAGGAGAAGATTGTTGTCCTCTGAATGTTGTCTGCTTTCAaatgaagttgttgttgtaagaGGAGGCCACCATTACGTTTGAAGAACAGCTGGTTTTGCTTGATCTTCATCTGTCTCTTAAACAAGATGTATACCCAGAAGGTCAATCCAACCACCAATAACATGCCAAGGCTAGTAAAATCACTTAAAAAATgcacaaaagagaaaaattagaTGAAGAATTATCTAACAGAAGCTGTAGGATCAAAGATTAtaatttggtgttttgtttCTGGTAAGAGGTTGCGTAGAGTTAGATtgacttaaaaaaacaaaaagattgttGTTCTTTCCGTGAGATGTCAGTGGATTTTCTATGGAAATGATCTAATAGACACAGTAGAATTATAGGTTTTTTGATTCTGTTAAGATGCTCTAggactaaaaaagaaaaagattgtgaAACTATCCATGAGAGCATCATACTTCAGGGTAAAAGGTTAACCAGTAAGGACTTTTACCTTTCAAAGGCACATGATTTATCTAACCTAAGTGATAACACCAAATTTATAGACATAATTCTTCAACAAATGTAGAATTGGAAATTAGCATAATAAGCACATAAATATGACCAACTGTATCATTTTTCTCCATTGAAAAATTGAAGCAAGTGACAAGAGATTAACAAACCTAAAATCCATTTTAAGACCAGAGATTTTCCTTTGAGAGACTAAactaatgcaaaaaaaaaaaaaaaactaatgcaAAACTAATTTTACAGCAAAACTAAAATCCATCAAACATATAGGCTATGAATGACAATAgagtttttattggttttattttttagattttggttttcggatttttggtttttgttgtatatttaaaaattaataaatcaaaaattcaaaaataaaaatattacgtTGAAAATAAAGGTTTTCCACAAAACCCtcaaaattatggtttttagtttttattagaAATTTGGAAAAACCCACTTAAAAACTAGTTTTCCGAAATTTTAGagaatccaatttttttttaattcttgaatggttaaaaatagattttcaacaaaatcaaaaactaaaatccacTTAAAAACTAGTAATCATTCAAGGCCATATACTCTTATTGCCTCTGATATAGAGTTTAATgctataacttatatatatatggatggactaaaaacaaattttgtacattttattttgtaattgaattacaaaaaatagtttgtatTGATGCTTTGTTGTTTGTAACTTTCCAtcattattataatatttgtaactttAAAAATCTCACGTGATGTGTGTAGGTGAAATGAATGTAGTAAACATACAATatgttataactaatatatattgaaatatatttgttatttaaaaatacattcAATTATAATTAGCATACATAAGATATGTTAATTGTAAACTAGAAATCTATTAGGCTTTatgaattattatctaaatCAAAATACATTCAATTATAATTAGCATAAATAAGATATGTTAATTGTAAACTAGAAATCTATTAGGCTTTatgaattattatctaaatcaaaacgatcaaaagaaacaaattacaatatgGATATACTATAAAccttgaattttatttaaataattcaaCATTTCTTTAACTGTTAGACttcaaatttgaatttgtatatattatattgaatgTGTGTAAATTGTAAGATTAGATTCGATGTGAGATGAACAATGTTTGATTAATTTGTGAGATTAACATATATGAATAttgatatatagatattaattgatatttatGAAAGAACTCTGAATACTTATACAATCAATATTTACATTATTTACTATTTggttaaaataaaagtatataaattcatattgatgtatttattatatagtaaatgtaaattttaaacGTAGAATGTAACaacttacaacaaaaaaattaatacatatacATTATACACTTACCGgttaattaaaaattacatattggTTAAAAGGTTATGTTGAGTTaattgatcaaataaaaaaatctgaatttctattaattgatataaattaatattaaattgacATAAGTTCCACCAGTGACATCGatgaaaatcatatattttgtagactttatacactttttttaaaaattgtcttattaataacaaaacaaaacaaataaataataataataatctctcAGATGTTTAAGatataaaaacacacaaatttcgataatttatttttctttccaaaacaaaaatattatttatgtattaATTTAAAGCAAATTTAACCAATCGTAAAAGATACGGTAGGATATAAATGCATACAAGTTGTCAAATTCATttatatttacattaaaaacTTGCAAAACATcggataaaatataaaacaaaaaaaaattaaaaagaaatgtcAAAAATATCCTACATATTGAGAAAAAatggaataataataaattagagaGTTTCGGGTCGGGGCTCCGACAATGTTTAATGGTCGGTcactttgaaagaaaaacaaaaaaaaataaaatcaaaagccCGTTTGCATTTTTTTGAAACTTCAATGACGGATGAGAAGGAGATCATTGATGACTATAGCTCAgatgaggaagacgaagaagacgatgatg
The sequence above is drawn from the Camelina sativa cultivar DH55 chromosome 4, Cs, whole genome shotgun sequence genome and encodes:
- the LOC104783983 gene encoding wall-associated receptor kinase-like 9, producing MKIKQNQLFFKRNGGLLLQQQLHLKADNIQRTTIFSSTDLDNATEGFSTNKVLGQGGWGTVYKGMLLDGRIVAVKKSKAIDENNLEQFINELMILSQINYRNIVKVLGNPSSYARL